The genomic DNA CCGGCGCCATGGACACCGCCCTGTCGGTTCTCCACGACCGCGCCCGCGCGCGCTTCCGCGCCTCGGCGCCGGACATGTCGTACCGGATGGCGGTCGTCGCGGTGGGCGGCTACGGTCGTCGCGAGCTGTGTCCCCATTCCGACGTGGATCTTCTTTTCCTTCACGCCTACAAGATCGACCGTTTCGTCGAGGCGATGACGGAGTGGATGCTCTACCCGCTGTGGGATCTGGGACTCGAGGTGGGGCACAGCGTCCGCAACATCAAGGAGACGATCCGGCTCGCCGGCGCGGACGACTCGATCCGCACGGCGCTCCTCGACCACCGGCTCGTCACGGGGGACGACTCCCTGTACCGCGAGTCGGCGCGGGACCTGGACCGGTTCCTCTATTTCCAGGGCGGCGACAAGTTCATCGGAAAGAAGATCGGGGAGATGCGTCTTCGGCACGCCAAGGTCGGATCGACGGTCTACCTGCTGGAGCCGAACGTCAAGGAGGGGCGCGGGGGGCTGCGCGACCTGCAGACGGCGATCTGGGGGGCGCGGATCAAGTACAAGTGCGACGACCTGGCGCAGTTGCGGAAGAAGGGCGTGGTGGGAGCCCGGACCGTCGAGGCGATCCGGCACGTCCTCGACTATCTTCTCCGGGTGCGAAACGAGCTTCATTACCTGCAGGGGAAGAAATCCGACGTCCTCGGCTTCGAAGTGCAGGAGCGGCTGGCGGAGCAGTTCCGCTACCGGCCGCTCGGGTCGAACCAGGCCGTCGAGCGATTCATGCGGGCGTACTATCTCCACGCGGCCTCTGCGGCCCGGCTCTCCGACGAGATCCTCGAGGAGGTGGGGCGGTTCCTGCCGGAGGAGGGGAGCCGAAAGCCGTTCTTCTTCCTGAAGCGGAAGCTCGTCGGCGAGGGGGGGATCCTCTACAAGGGGAAGCTGCAGGTCAAGGACCGCGTCTCCTTCGAGAAAGAGCCGATCCGGATCCTCGAGTTCTTCCGGTCGATGCAGAAGACGAGGTCGGCCCTCTCACCGCAGGCACGGCGAAACATCCAGGTGGCGTTGCCCGCCGTGGGGGCCGCGTTCCGCGAGGACCGGCGGGCGGCGAAGCTCTTCCTCGAGATCCTCGCCGACCCGGTGCACTTGAGGGAGACGCTCCTCGCGATGAACGAGAGCCGCTTTCTCGCCCGGTACATCCCCGAGTTCGCGCCCCTCTACTGCAAGGTGCAGCGGGACATCTACCACATCTACACGGTGGACATCCACTCCATCCGCTGCGCAAGCGTCCTGGCGGAGATCGAGACCTCCTCTTCCCGCACGAGGGAAGAGGAGGAGTTTCACCGGATCCACGCGACCGTGCGGAACCGCGGGCTGTTCCACCTCGCGATCCTGTTTCACGATATCGGGAAGGGGAAGGGGCACGGCCACAGCCGGATCGGCGCGGAGATCGTGGCGCGCATCGGCGCCCGGTGGGGGCTCGCGGAACAGGATGTGTCGGACCTCGTCTTCCTCGTGGAGCAGCACCTGCTGATGGCCAACGTTTCGCAGCGACGCGACATGCACGACATCGAGCTGATCCTCTCCTTCGCCGACACCGTGGGATCGGCCGCCCGGCTGGACCAGCTCTACCTGCTCACCTACGCGGACATGAAGGAGGTGGCTCCGGAGGTCTGGAACCAGTGGAAGGCGATGCTCCTGGCCGAACTGTACGAGAAGGGGCGCAACGTCCTGGATCAGGGGGCCCTCAAGCGCCCGTTCGAGGAATGGGCGTACCGGCGGCGCGAACAGGCGAGGGAGCTGCTGGACGGGGAGCCCCGGGAGGCAGTGGATCGGTTCCTCGCCCGCGTGGACGACCGGTATCTGCTCGCCACTCCCGATGGCCGCTTCGTGGAGCATTGCCGGACCCTCGAGGCGTTCGACGGGAAGACACCCATCATCGTGGCGATCGATTCGCCGGAATCGGGGACCACGGAATTCCTCGTCGTCTGCCCCGACGAGCGCGGCCTCTTCGCGAAGATCGCGGGGACGCTGTCGTCCAACAGCATGAATATCCTCAACGCCTCGATCGCCACCACCGTGGACTCCGTGGCGCTGGACACGTTCCATGTAAATTATCTCGGCAAGTCCCTGCAGGGGGACCCGAAGAAGGAGCGCGTTATCGCGGACCTTTCGCGCGTCCTCCGTGGGAAGACCACTGTGGAGGCCCTCATGGCCGAGCCCCGGGCGGGAAAGTACGTCCGGGACCGTGTCCCCCGGTACCGGCCCACCCGCGTCGTCTTCGACAACTCGGTCTCCTCGCGCTGCACCGTGGTGGACATCTTCACCTACGACCGGATCGGGCTCCTCTATGACATCACGATCACGCTGACGGTGCTGGGGATCGACATCGCGCTTTCCAAGATCTCCACGAAAGCGGACCAGGTCGCGGACGTCTTCTACATCGTCGATCGGGACGGGCGGAAGATCGCGGACGCCGATCGCCAGGAGGAGATCCGTCAGGCGCTCCTCGCGTCCATCGGCGCCTAGCGGCCGCACCCGTGAAAGTGGGGATCCTCTCTGACTCTCACGACCACCGGGACGCCGCGGAAGGCGCCCTCCTCCTTTTCCGCGCCGAGGGGGTGGAAATGGTGTTCCATCTCGGGGATGTCTGTTCGCCGGCCGTCCTCGCGGGGTACGACGACCCGGCGATCCTTCTGCGCGGGGTCTTCGGCAACAACGACTCCGATCGCGTCGGGCTGCAGGAGGCGACCGGCGGGGCTTTCCGGCAAGGGCCGCGCATCGAGACGGTGGACGGACGGAAGATCCTCCTCGCTCATTCCTACGACCAGTTGCGGGGAGAGCTCACCGGGAAAGGGCGGTTCGACCTCGTTCTCTTCGGGCACACGCATCGGCCGCTCACGATGCATGTGGGAAAGGCGCTGGTGGTGAACCCGGGGGAGTTGTGCGGCCTCATGCGGGGGAGGAGGACGTGCGCGATCGTCGACCTGGTCACGATGAAGCCTCGAATCGTGGAGATCCCTCTTCCGCGGAGCGGCTGATGGACAACGACAACCTCCTCGACGCCTTTCTCCTCCACCTGAAAACGGAGCGGCGCCTTTCGGGGAACACGCTGGCCGCGTACGGCGCCGACTTGCGCCGCTTCTCCGGCTTCCTCGCGGACCGCGGGATCGACGCGAGGAAGTTCACCCGTTCCGACTTCCTCGACCACCTCACGAGGCTCCGGGACGAGGGGCTCTCGGCCCGTTCCACCGCCCGGCACGTTTCGACATTGCGCTCCTTCTTCCGTTTCCTCGTGCGCGAGGGAGTGCTCACCGCCTCCCCCGTCTCCGGGGTCAAGGCGCCGCGTCTTGGACGACCCCTTCCGAAATACCTCACCCTCTCGCAGGTGGAACGGCTGCTGGCCGCGCCGGATGGGCACACCCCCGAGGGGATCCGCGACCGGGCGATGCTGACGATCATGTACGCCTCCGGACTGCGCGCCTCCGAGGTGGTGACCCTCCGGCTCGAGAATGTCGACGCGAACGCCGGGTTCCTGTACGTGCTGGGCAAGGGCGGCAAGGAGCGGGTGGTGCCGGTGGCGGACGTTGCCCTGGCCGTTCTCGGGGAGTACATCGGCTCCGCGCGGCAGCGGTTTTTGGGGAAGCGTTTTTCGAACGACTTGTTCCTCTCTCGTCGCGGAAAGGCGATCACCCGG from Candidatus Deferrimicrobium sp. includes the following:
- a CDS encoding metallophosphoesterase yields the protein MKVGILSDSHDHRDAAEGALLLFRAEGVEMVFHLGDVCSPAVLAGYDDPAILLRGVFGNNDSDRVGLQEATGGAFRQGPRIETVDGRKILLAHSYDQLRGELTGKGRFDLVLFGHTHRPLTMHVGKALVVNPGELCGLMRGRRTCAIVDLVTMKPRIVEIPLPRSG
- the glnD gene encoding [protein-PII] uridylyltransferase codes for the protein MPLPSLSQDVLQIDLPDRDFLDRLKEFLAGTHVAVREEQRQCLYGGTEACRKISGAMDTALSVLHDRARARFRASAPDMSYRMAVVAVGGYGRRELCPHSDVDLLFLHAYKIDRFVEAMTEWMLYPLWDLGLEVGHSVRNIKETIRLAGADDSIRTALLDHRLVTGDDSLYRESARDLDRFLYFQGGDKFIGKKIGEMRLRHAKVGSTVYLLEPNVKEGRGGLRDLQTAIWGARIKYKCDDLAQLRKKGVVGARTVEAIRHVLDYLLRVRNELHYLQGKKSDVLGFEVQERLAEQFRYRPLGSNQAVERFMRAYYLHAASAARLSDEILEEVGRFLPEEGSRKPFFFLKRKLVGEGGILYKGKLQVKDRVSFEKEPIRILEFFRSMQKTRSALSPQARRNIQVALPAVGAAFREDRRAAKLFLEILADPVHLRETLLAMNESRFLARYIPEFAPLYCKVQRDIYHIYTVDIHSIRCASVLAEIETSSSRTREEEEFHRIHATVRNRGLFHLAILFHDIGKGKGHGHSRIGAEIVARIGARWGLAEQDVSDLVFLVEQHLLMANVSQRRDMHDIELILSFADTVGSAARLDQLYLLTYADMKEVAPEVWNQWKAMLLAELYEKGRNVLDQGALKRPFEEWAYRRREQARELLDGEPREAVDRFLARVDDRYLLATPDGRFVEHCRTLEAFDGKTPIIVAIDSPESGTTEFLVVCPDERGLFAKIAGTLSSNSMNILNASIATTVDSVALDTFHVNYLGKSLQGDPKKERVIADLSRVLRGKTTVEALMAEPRAGKYVRDRVPRYRPTRVVFDNSVSSRCTVVDIFTYDRIGLLYDITITLTVLGIDIALSKISTKADQVADVFYIVDRDGRKIADADRQEEIRQALLASIGA
- the xerD gene encoding site-specific tyrosine recombinase XerD; the encoded protein is MDNDNLLDAFLLHLKTERRLSGNTLAAYGADLRRFSGFLADRGIDARKFTRSDFLDHLTRLRDEGLSARSTARHVSTLRSFFRFLVREGVLTASPVSGVKAPRLGRPLPKYLTLSQVERLLAAPDGHTPEGIRDRAMLTIMYASGLRASEVVTLRLENVDANAGFLYVLGKGGKERVVPVADVALAVLGEYIGSARQRFLGKRFSNDLFLSRRGKAITRQTLWNRIRRWALAAGIEQRISPHTLRHSFASHLLGGGADLRAVQAMLGHADIATTQIYTHITPERLRDIHRKHHPRA